One region of Eupeodes corollae chromosome 1, idEupCoro1.1, whole genome shotgun sequence genomic DNA includes:
- the LOC129942620 gene encoding RNA-binding motif protein, X-linked 2 has translation MNPLTNMKNVLKLSERDLQRGGKSSWHDMYRDSAWVFVGGMPFDLSEGDILAVFSQYGEIVNINLVRDKISGKSKGFCFICYEDQRSTILAVDNLNGVKILNRSLRVDHVSDYKPPKENDKTDEETRRLYMEGCAPKPQISEENIKRESDRTNSGSVSEIRKESKVKVKKEKKKKSKKEKKSKKEKKSKKKKKQVQSSSSEESSSEDESSSESKPDREETRPRSRSPSKKHHEGRSGDRNRSDDRRDRHRSRSRSRDRDRSNHQRRRRSRSR, from the exons ATGAATCCATTAAC AAATATGAAAAACGTCCTTAAACTAAGCGAACGCGACTTGCAACGCGGTGGCAAATCATCTTGGCACGATATGTATCGAGATTCCGCCTGGGTCTTTGTTGGCGGAATGCCATTCGATCTAAGCGAAGGCGATATACTTGCAGTCTTCTCTCAATATGGagaaattgtaaatattaatcTTGTCCGTGACAAAATCTCGGGCAAAtcaaaaggtttttgttttatctgcTACGAAGATCAACGTTCAACAATCTTAGCTGTGGATAATTTGAATGGAGTCAAG ATCCTAAATAGATCACTTCGAGTGGATCATGTTTCCGACTATAAACCACCAAAGGAAAACGACAAAACCGATGAAGAAACTCGACGTTTGTACATGGAAGGATGTGCACCGAAACCTCAAATTTCTGAAGAAAACATTAAACGTGAAAGTGATAGAACGAACTCAGGTTCCGTGTCAGAAATACGAAAAGAATccaaagttaaagttaaaaaagagaagaagaaaaaatcaaagaaagaaaagaaatccaaaaaggagaaaaaatctaagaaaaagaaaaaacaagtaCAGTCCAGCTCTTCGGAGGAGAGTTCATCTGAAGATGAATCATCCTCAGAAAGTAAACCCGACCGAGAAGAAACAAGACCCCGAAGCAGAAGTCCTTCGAAAAAGCACCATGAAGGTAGATCAGGTGATCGAAATAGAAGTGACGACAGACGCGATAGGCACAGGAGCCGTAGTCGCAGTCGTGATCGTGACCGCAGCAATCATCAACGACGGCGTCGAAGTAGATCTcgataa
- the LOC129942619 gene encoding uncharacterized protein LOC129942619, with amino-acid sequence MELSSDNIEELATVLNSDASHQEDVFRSKTGLLTLDVDRVISEAQDSLLNSSLEAISSCDVPCSFNDILDDICKMNNSIEMQQAAVNTVATPHHQLPLETTAYYHMPDLEMQSEDYASECNLSNQTDFLQPLGQWSEYLPLPPSSLSTIQDIPQLAPIPTTIPSPPPVPVEAPQTISFSSDIPMGSVHPNAEEKTAIVGPSVQFLNDYPMPLGLTTQQNEMPNSNLHFTQVPECNINFMMIPESSMAMPMGAPHKRIVQQSPPFFDWARVVPRRTFIQPSEIVVLRPLRTRKVMSSRPSFDLASYFDTSSISIPMIRERPRCRTYRRKQKLYTIPGADNLVFEVHLRPPEHEEIGDSNNNNEDGKEQLYAETEIPELDKIFKRKRRTLNTRRVPATQESIKVALEVVGPQPEFQPIEVASKKIEKMSPSPSRELESPSDVDSDDAPLTIVKSMKCSNCQKLFKTYRSLAIHSKRCTNVATTPANAKESSPELLRLPRTTSCRVSVQRRSSKENIECKYQDGGEKGGGEDKVATRPLTRSQTRNALKRKATSEDDGGGPQKQAK; translated from the exons atggaaCTTTCATCAGATAATATTGAAGAACTAGCAACTGTTTTGAATTC CGATGCATCCCATCAAGAGGATGTTTTTAGGTCCAAAACAGGCCTATTAACATTAGATGTTGATCGTGTTATCTCAGAAGCTCAGGATAGTTTGTTAAATTCTTCCTTGGAAGCTATAAG TTCTTGTGATGTTCCATGTTCATTTAATGATATCCTTGACGATATTTGTAAAATGAACAATAGCATAGAAATGCAGCAGGCTGCAGTTAACACCGTTGCGACTCCACATCATCAGCTGCCTCTAGAAACTACAGCTTATTATCATATGCCCGATCTAGAGATGCAGTCTGAAGATTACGCATCCGAGTGTAATTTGTCAAATCAAACTGATTTCCTACAACCACTGGGTCAGTGGTCAGAGTATCTTCCTTTGCCACCATCCTCCTTGAGCACAATTCAAGATATTCCACAGCTTGCTCCCATTCCAACTACAATACCCTCTCCGCCTCCAGTTCCAGTAGAGGCGCCACAAACCATAAGTTTTTCTAGTGACATTCCAATGGGAAGTGTTCATCCAAATGCCGAAGAAAAAACAGCGATTGTCGGTCCATCTGTGCAGTTTCTTAACGATTATCCAATGCCCTTAGGACTAACCACACAGCAAAACGAGATGCCTAATAGCAACTTGCACTTCACGCAGGTTCCGGAATGTAACATAAACTTTATGATGATTCCAGAGTCGTCGATGGCGATGCCGATGGGAGCTCCACACAAACGGATTGTCCAACAATCGCCACCATTCTTCGACTGGGCCAGAGTCGTCCCCCGGAGAACTTTCATCCAACCATCAGAAATTGTGGTACTCCGTCCACTGAGGACCAGAAAAGTGATGTCATCTCGTCCGAGTTTCGATTTGGCTTCGTATTTCGACACAAGCTCCATTTCAATTCCTATGATAAGAGAAAGACCACGATGCAGAACGTATCGGCGAAAGCAGAAGCTCTATACGATTCCAGGAGCTGATAATTTGGTATTCGAAGTTCACCTGCGCCCACCGGAACACGAAGAAATTGGCgatagcaacaacaacaacgaagacGGCAAAGAGCAATTGTATGCAGAAACTGAAATTCCCGAATTGGACAAGATTTTTAAACGCAAACGTCGCACGCTGAATACCCGTCGTGTTCCTGCAACTCAAGAATCCATCAAGGTGGCCCTAGAGGTGGTGGGGCCACAACCTGAATTTCAACCGATTGAGGTTGCGTCaaagaaaatcgaaaaaatgtcACCATCTCCAAGTAGGGAACTAGAATCTCCTTCAGATGTTGACTCCGATGATGCTCCTCTGACAATTGTCAAGTCAATGAAATGTTCCAATTGTCAGAAGCTCTTCAAAACTTACCGATCACTGGCAATTCACTCAAAGCGATGCACAAATGTTGCTACCACTCCAGCAAACGCAAAGGAGTCTTCGCCAGAGTTATTGAGACTGCCTAGAACTACAAGTTGTAGGGTGTCTGTCCAGAGACGAAGTAGTAAAGAGAATATTGAATGTAAGTATCAAGATGGAGGAGAAAAAGGAGGAGGGGAGGATAAAGTGGCAACGAGACCGTTAACTCGATCGCAAACAAGAAATGCTCTCAAACGCAAAGCCACTTCTGAAGACGATGGTGGTGGTCCTCAGAAGCAAGCGAAATGa
- the LOC129939538 gene encoding V-type proton ATPase subunit F 1, giving the protein MALHSAIKGKLISVIGDEDTCVGFLLGGVGEINKNRHANFMVVDKNTPVSEIEDCFKRFLKRDDIDIILINQNYAELIRHVIDSHTSPIPAVLEIPSKDHPYDASKDSILRRARGMFNPEDLVR; this is encoded by the exons ATGGCTCTGCACTCAGCAATTAAAGGAAAACTTATCTCTGTTATTGGAGACGAA GACACTTGTGTAGGATTCTTGCTCGGAGGTGTTGGCGAAATCAACAAGAATCGTCACGCCAATTTCATGGTCGTTGACAAAA ACACACCAGTGAGCGAAATTGAGGATTGTTTCAAGCGTTTTCTTAAACGCGATGACATCGACATCATTCTAATTAATCAAAACTACGCTGAGCTCATTCGCCATGTAATCGATTCGCACACCTCACCTATTCCTGCGGTCTTGGAGATTCCATCCAAAGATCATCCATATGATGCAAGCAAGGATTCAATTTTGAGACGTGCCAGG GGCATGTTCAATCCCGAAGACTTGGTCCGTTAA